One window of Triplophysa rosa linkage group LG8, Trosa_1v2, whole genome shotgun sequence genomic DNA carries:
- the LOC130557523 gene encoding tumor necrosis factor receptor superfamily member 5, whose translation MGERKCKETKCPKGNFVHQCNATFVKCEPCPSNTFTAVDNHMDSCLPCRVCPSISNLMPDVECGADRNRQCKCKPGYYCKNLTEDHCEHCSPVSRCPPGQGVTKNHTDLEDTKCKPCPDGTYNNVTDYISSCKNHTSCAYLGRHLKDPGNPTTDAKCGDFQACRSCNWMLPAGLWAGLAVTALIIFLVLFIIYRRTKRRSQNSVMISEYFSSTSPTFPPDILKCPASCGLEKYQEDQKLTHIAENHSNMDCSTKCDFGTTQVMRVSEKYTTANDCTDRIIFHSIYQSEPQETEWHD comes from the exons aTGGGAGAAAGAAAATGCAAAGAGACAAAATGTCCAAAAG gAAATTTTGTGCATCAATGTAATGCTACTTTTGTAAAATGTGAACCTTGCCCATCTAACACCTTCACTGCTGTAGACAACCATATGGACAGCTGTCTACCCTGCAGAGTGTGCCCCAGCA tCAGTAATTTAATGCCAGACGTGGAGTGTGGGGCAGACAGAAACAGGCAGTGCAAATGTAAGCCAGGCTACTACTGCAAAAATCTAACTGAAGACCACTGCGAACACTGTTCTCCTGTGTCCAGGTGCCCCCCAGGGCAAGGGGTCACCAAGAATC ACACGGACTTGGAAGACACAAAGTGCAAGCCCTGTCCAGACGGCACCTATAATAACGTGACAGACTACATCTCCAGCTGCAAAAATCATACCAG ttgtgCGTATCTGGGTCGACATCTAAAGGATCCTGGGAACCCAACGACAGATGCTAAATGTGGAGATTTTCAAGCATGTAGAT CTTGTAATTGGATGTTACCTGCTGGTCTGTGGGCAGGTCTTGCGGTTACTGCCCTTATTATATTTCTGGTCCTATTTATTATCTATCGGAGAACCAAACGTCGGTCACAAAACTCAG tgATGATTTCAGAGTATTTCAGCTCCACCTCGCCGACATTTCCTCCAGACATCCTGAAATGTCCTGCAAGTTGTGGTTTGGAGAAATATCAAGAGGATCAGAAACTCACGCATATAG CTGAAAATCACTCAAACATGGACTGTTCCACAAAGTGTGATTTTGGGACAACACAAGTCATGAGAGTGTCAGAAAAATACACGACTGCAAATGATTGTACAGATAGAATCATATTTCATTCCATCTATCAATCAGAGCCACAGGAGACAGAATGGCATGATTAA
- the rbp5 gene encoding retinol-binding protein 5 isoform X1 translates to MAKPNYTGVYHMVSQDNFEAYLAALDVNYALRKVVCLLKPSKQIEHDVNTGNMKIKTVTTFKNFDMDFTLGEEFTEDLGPVDGRMCQLHKRLGAVPMDNVLRMFQTTVDWEGDKLLCVQRGEKEERGWTHWLEGNTLHLELRAEGVTAKQVFKKAE, encoded by the exons ATGGCCAAACCTAACTATACTGGCGTTTACCACATGGTTTCCCAAGATAACTTCGAAGCTTATCTGGCGGCTTTAG ATGTAAATTACGCATTAAGGAAAGTCGTCTGCCTTTTGAAACCAAGTAAACAAATTGAGCATGATGTAAACACTGGAAACATGAAGATAAAGACGGTCACTACATTTAAGAACTTCGACATGGACTTCACTTTGGGAGAGGAGTTTACAGAGGATCTGGGGCCGGTTGATGGGCGAATGTGCCAG TTACACAAAAGACTTGGAGCCGTGCCAATGGATAACGTTCTCCGTATGTTTCAGACCACAGTAGACTGGGAGGGTGATAAATTGTTGTGCGTGCAGCgaggagagaaagaggagagaggGTGGACACACTGGCTGGAGGGAAACACTCTTCATTTG gAGTTGAGGGCTGAGGGTGTCACTGCCAAGCAAGTCTTTAAGAAGGCTGAGTGA
- the rbp5 gene encoding retinol-binding protein 5 isoform X2 yields the protein MAKPNYTGVYHMVSQDNFEAYLAALDVNYALRKVVCLLKPSKQIEHDVNTGNMKIKTVTTFKNFDMDFTLGEEFTEDLGPVDGRMCQTTVDWEGDKLLCVQRGEKEERGWTHWLEGNTLHLELRAEGVTAKQVFKKAE from the exons ATGGCCAAACCTAACTATACTGGCGTTTACCACATGGTTTCCCAAGATAACTTCGAAGCTTATCTGGCGGCTTTAG ATGTAAATTACGCATTAAGGAAAGTCGTCTGCCTTTTGAAACCAAGTAAACAAATTGAGCATGATGTAAACACTGGAAACATGAAGATAAAGACGGTCACTACATTTAAGAACTTCGACATGGACTTCACTTTGGGAGAGGAGTTTACAGAGGATCTGGGGCCGGTTGATGGGCGAATGTGCCAG ACCACAGTAGACTGGGAGGGTGATAAATTGTTGTGCGTGCAGCgaggagagaaagaggagagaggGTGGACACACTGGCTGGAGGGAAACACTCTTCATTTG gAGTTGAGGGCTGAGGGTGTCACTGCCAAGCAAGTCTTTAAGAAGGCTGAGTGA
- the ptpn6 gene encoding tyrosine-protein phosphatase non-receptor type 6 isoform X1, producing the protein MLTRWFHRDISGIEAENVLKSRGVHGSFLCRPSKKNVGDFSLSVRVGDMITHIRIQNTGDYYDLYGGEKFATLAELVEYYTADHGVLQDRDGTMIELKYPLNCSDPTIERWYHGHLSGPNAEKLLRERNESGTFLVRESLSKPGDFVLSAMTDDQTSNGRRVSHIKIMCNSDRYTVGGKEIFDSLTDLVEHFKRSGIEELSGTMVYLKQPYYSTRLNAADIESRVKQLDLTSEKEKADGADKKLKGGFWEEFDRLQKLETKVTKSRDEGMRPENKSKNRYKNILPFDETRVIMENADPNVVGSDYINANYVTNKLMDIDHQKVYIACQGCLATTVKDFWQMAWQEKSRVIVMTTREVEKGRNKCVPYWPTTQGETMEAGRYLVTLLSEKDAADYKVRVIELSAPHRKEPARTIWHYQYLSWPDHGVPQEPGGVLSFLEQVNIRQNEFSSYGPMIIHCSAGIGRTGTIVVIDMLVDVIDAKGLDCDIDIQKCIQMVREQRSGMVQTEAQYKFIYMAVLQYIDSTKVTRKAVMETETEYGNLSIQPKHQKASRKASAKKNEDPYEGAKGKKDVKKQNSEDKKSGSVRKR; encoded by the exons ATGTTGACCAGGTGGTTTCACAGAGATATCTCAGGTATAGAGGCAGAGAACGTTTTGAAGTCCCGAGGTGTCCATGGCAGCTTCCTTTGCCGACCCAGCAAGAAGAATGTGGGCGACTTCTCCCTTTCTGTTAG AGTCGGGGATATGATCACCCACATCAGGATTCAGAACACCGGCGATTACTATGACCTGTATGGTGGGGAGAAGTTTGCTACTTTGGCTGAACTGGTGGAATACTACACTGCAGACCATGGCGTTCTACAGGATAGAGATGGGACAATGATTGAACTCAAATACCCTTTAAACTGCTCTGATCCCACTATTGAGAG ATGGTACCACGGTCACCTGTCAGGTCCAAACGCTGAGAAACTGCTCCGCGAGCGCAATGAGTCTGGAACGTTCCTGGTGAGGGAGTCGCTCTCCAAACCAGGAGACTTTGTGCTGTCTGCAATGACCGATGATCAGACCAGTAATGGCAGAAGGGTCTCGCATATCAAGATCATGTGCAAT AGTGACCGCTACACAGTTGGTGGTAAAGAGATTTTTGACTCTTTGACAGACCTTGTCGAGCATTTTAAACGTAGTGGCATTGAGGAGTTATCTGGCACCATGGTTTACCTTAAACag CCTTATTACTCCACAAGGTTAAATGCGGCTGACATTGAGAGCAGAGTAAAGCAGCTCGACTTGACttcagagaaagagaaagcGGATGGGGCTGATAAAAAGTTAAAAGGCGGATTCTGGGAAGAGTTTGAT AGGCTACAGAAGCTCGAAACTAAGGTAACAAAGAGCAGAGATGAAGGGATGAGAccagaaaacaaaagcaaaaacagATACAAGAACATCCTTCCCT ttgatgAAACCCGGGTTATCATGGAGAATGCAGATCCTAATGTTGTCGGCTCTGATTACATTAATGCCAACTATGTTACA AACAAATTAATGGATATTGATCACCAGAAAGTTTACATTGCGTGTCAAGGCTGCCTCGCGACCACCGTAAAAGATTTCTGGCAAATGGCATGGCAAGAAAAGTCACGAGTAATCGTCATGACAACAAGGGAGGTTGAAAAAGGAAGG AATAAATGTGTGCCATACTGGCCTACGACTCAAGGAGAGACCATGGAAGCAGGCAGATACTTGGTGACGTTACTATCTGAGAAGGATGCTGCCGATTACAAGGTCCGAGTGATCGAACTCTCAGCTCCTCATCGG AAAGAGCCAGCTAGGACCATTTGGCACTACCAATATTTAAGTTGGCCAGATCATGGCGTGCCCCAGGAACCTGGTGGGGTTCTTAGCTTTCTGGAGCAGGTCAACATCAGACAAAATGAATTTTCCTCATATGGACCAATGATAATTCACTGCAG TGCTGGTATCGGACGAACAGGAACCATTGTGGTGATCGACATGCTTGTAGATGTAATTGATGCTAAAG GTCTGGACTGTGACATTGACATCCAGAAGTGTATTCAGATGGTAAGGGAGCAGCGGTCCGGCATGGTGCAAACTGAGGCTCAGTACAAGTTCATATACATGGCGGTGCTTCAGTATATAGACTCGACCAAGGTCACACGTAAAGCCGTCATG GAAACAGAAACTGAATACGGAAACCTCTCAATTCAACCCAAACACCAAAAAGCCAGTCGCAAAGCCTCTGCAAA aaaaaatgaagatcCTTATGAGGGAGCCAAGGGAAAGAAAGACGTCAAAAAACAGAACTCCGAGGATAAAAAGAGCGGCTCTGTGAGGAAACGATAA
- the ptpn6 gene encoding tyrosine-protein phosphatase non-receptor type 6 isoform X2: MVRWFHRDISGIEAENVLKSRGVHGSFLCRPSKKNVGDFSLSVRVGDMITHIRIQNTGDYYDLYGGEKFATLAELVEYYTADHGVLQDRDGTMIELKYPLNCSDPTIERWYHGHLSGPNAEKLLRERNESGTFLVRESLSKPGDFVLSAMTDDQTSNGRRVSHIKIMCNSDRYTVGGKEIFDSLTDLVEHFKRSGIEELSGTMVYLKQPYYSTRLNAADIESRVKQLDLTSEKEKADGADKKLKGGFWEEFDRLQKLETKVTKSRDEGMRPENKSKNRYKNILPFDETRVIMENADPNVVGSDYINANYVTNKLMDIDHQKVYIACQGCLATTVKDFWQMAWQEKSRVIVMTTREVEKGRNKCVPYWPTTQGETMEAGRYLVTLLSEKDAADYKVRVIELSAPHRKEPARTIWHYQYLSWPDHGVPQEPGGVLSFLEQVNIRQNEFSSYGPMIIHCSAGIGRTGTIVVIDMLVDVIDAKGLDCDIDIQKCIQMVREQRSGMVQTEAQYKFIYMAVLQYIDSTKVTRKAVMETETEYGNLSIQPKHQKASRKASAKKNEDPYEGAKGKKDVKKQNSEDKKSGSVRKR, from the exons ATGGTTCG GTGGTTTCACAGAGATATCTCAGGTATAGAGGCAGAGAACGTTTTGAAGTCCCGAGGTGTCCATGGCAGCTTCCTTTGCCGACCCAGCAAGAAGAATGTGGGCGACTTCTCCCTTTCTGTTAG AGTCGGGGATATGATCACCCACATCAGGATTCAGAACACCGGCGATTACTATGACCTGTATGGTGGGGAGAAGTTTGCTACTTTGGCTGAACTGGTGGAATACTACACTGCAGACCATGGCGTTCTACAGGATAGAGATGGGACAATGATTGAACTCAAATACCCTTTAAACTGCTCTGATCCCACTATTGAGAG ATGGTACCACGGTCACCTGTCAGGTCCAAACGCTGAGAAACTGCTCCGCGAGCGCAATGAGTCTGGAACGTTCCTGGTGAGGGAGTCGCTCTCCAAACCAGGAGACTTTGTGCTGTCTGCAATGACCGATGATCAGACCAGTAATGGCAGAAGGGTCTCGCATATCAAGATCATGTGCAAT AGTGACCGCTACACAGTTGGTGGTAAAGAGATTTTTGACTCTTTGACAGACCTTGTCGAGCATTTTAAACGTAGTGGCATTGAGGAGTTATCTGGCACCATGGTTTACCTTAAACag CCTTATTACTCCACAAGGTTAAATGCGGCTGACATTGAGAGCAGAGTAAAGCAGCTCGACTTGACttcagagaaagagaaagcGGATGGGGCTGATAAAAAGTTAAAAGGCGGATTCTGGGAAGAGTTTGAT AGGCTACAGAAGCTCGAAACTAAGGTAACAAAGAGCAGAGATGAAGGGATGAGAccagaaaacaaaagcaaaaacagATACAAGAACATCCTTCCCT ttgatgAAACCCGGGTTATCATGGAGAATGCAGATCCTAATGTTGTCGGCTCTGATTACATTAATGCCAACTATGTTACA AACAAATTAATGGATATTGATCACCAGAAAGTTTACATTGCGTGTCAAGGCTGCCTCGCGACCACCGTAAAAGATTTCTGGCAAATGGCATGGCAAGAAAAGTCACGAGTAATCGTCATGACAACAAGGGAGGTTGAAAAAGGAAGG AATAAATGTGTGCCATACTGGCCTACGACTCAAGGAGAGACCATGGAAGCAGGCAGATACTTGGTGACGTTACTATCTGAGAAGGATGCTGCCGATTACAAGGTCCGAGTGATCGAACTCTCAGCTCCTCATCGG AAAGAGCCAGCTAGGACCATTTGGCACTACCAATATTTAAGTTGGCCAGATCATGGCGTGCCCCAGGAACCTGGTGGGGTTCTTAGCTTTCTGGAGCAGGTCAACATCAGACAAAATGAATTTTCCTCATATGGACCAATGATAATTCACTGCAG TGCTGGTATCGGACGAACAGGAACCATTGTGGTGATCGACATGCTTGTAGATGTAATTGATGCTAAAG GTCTGGACTGTGACATTGACATCCAGAAGTGTATTCAGATGGTAAGGGAGCAGCGGTCCGGCATGGTGCAAACTGAGGCTCAGTACAAGTTCATATACATGGCGGTGCTTCAGTATATAGACTCGACCAAGGTCACACGTAAAGCCGTCATG GAAACAGAAACTGAATACGGAAACCTCTCAATTCAACCCAAACACCAAAAAGCCAGTCGCAAAGCCTCTGCAAA aaaaaatgaagatcCTTATGAGGGAGCCAAGGGAAAGAAAGACGTCAAAAAACAGAACTCCGAGGATAAAAAGAGCGGCTCTGTGAGGAAACGATAA